Proteins from a genomic interval of Drosophila melanogaster chromosome 2R:
- the TTLL6A gene encoding tubulin tyrosine ligase-like 6A, translating into MPSKKSPRPTYCEPNPYTRFFNAHKSLPPDKNGQKQEIYNRESVYVLSNKSRGKRRSGRENNQPTWRRRGGGVNEDHIMVVTQDNTQQQRDKPLLTASQLDSICYDVIKEPPMQFHVNGTDIVPSIRGLRLSVCVEHTRFQLVAKVTRNMGFQHVPEHRLWNIQWSDSTPHHDLLRNMKRFQQINHFPGMVEICRKDLLSRNLNRMLKMFPGDYRIFPKTWLMPTDAYDVAIYANKHKRTFILKPYSAGQGRGIWITTDLRTVGKREKLICQTYIERPLLIDGYKFDLRVYTLVTSVDPLRIFVYNEGLARFATQKYVPPTTGNSHNVFMHLTNYCLNRRNSQYMVGNGPEAGSKRKLSAFNKWLVDHNYDVGEFWASVDDAIIKTLISAWPTLKHNYNVCFPKHDKIQASFQLLGFDILVDWKLKPYILEVNHTPSLSADESVDMEVKRPLIRDTLNMLSTALVDKEQIIRDDRTEHRARLLRNIYNKKAAAQMPGYSSPIREVGGHDVRQACSIGALTQQIAWEESHLGNYRRIMPPRDSSKVNYYCKFYEQNKQPMFADTVASRRREQLNLQAIQKHQRERQQDLIQQQQIHTQAQNRMGKHVRWPGDLVQGEQVNPVILQSRRRREEAEAYAKKHRALIAREIQRQKEQLLAPTCAKERLGIWQSVRREKRSQFSPKRGSSITKAYRRKQQRNLSLRARQQRMIEMEAQRDAKFLEQHAQKQRLEGGRKTGQSESPNLLSKITAKSKTSLKKKMKPKGKPELKKETLQEGNHCQMTKSKVELTPGSKARAFANWTARTINEAETDQLLSWRKERANQLNETRLRELIFSKMYENGHLTKNDIKCFPDLLYQILNNDCKEASSR; encoded by the exons ATGCCTTCCAAGAAATCGCCCAGGCCCACTTACTGCGAGCCTAATCCGTACACGCGATTCTTTAATGCCCATAAATCTCTGCCCCCGGATAAAAACGGTCAAAAGCAAGAAATCTACAATCGGGAAAGTGTTTATGTCCTGTCGAATAAGTCACGTGGCAAACGGCGATCGGGACGGGAAAATAACCAGCCAACTTGGCGACGACGCGGTGGCGGCGTTAACGAGGACCACATCATGGTCGTTACGCAGGATAACACGCAACAGCAGAGGGATAAGCCATTGCTGACCGCCTCCCAATTGGACTCTATTTGCTATGACGTTATTAAAGAGCCACCGATGCAATTTCACGTGAATGGCACCGACATAGTGCCCAGTATTCGCGGCCTCAGACTCAGTGTCTGCGTGGAGCACACGCGATTCCAGCTGGTGGCCAAGGTTACCAGGAACATGGGATTTCAGCATGTGCCCGAGCATAGATTGTGGAACATCCAATGGTCGGACTCCACGCCCCATCATGACCTGCTGCGTAATATGAAACGCTTTCAGCAGATTAACCATTTTCCAGGCATGGTGGAGATATGCCGCAAGGATCTGCTGTCAAGAAATTTGAATCGCATGCTCAAAATGTTTCCCGGCGACTATCGCATATTCCCCAAAACCTGGCTAATGCCAACCGA TGCCTACGATGTAGCCATTTATGCGAACAAACACAAGCGCACTTTTATCCTAAAGCCTTATTCGGCGGGCCAAGGACGTGGCATCTGGATAACCACCGATCTTCGCACTGTGGGCAAACGGGAGAAGCTCATCTGCCAAACTTACATAGAACGG CCCCTACTTATAGATGGCTACAAGTTTGATCTGCGCGTCTACACACTTGTCACCTCGGTGGATCCACTACGCATTTTTGTGTACAATGAGGGTCTGGCACGCTTTGCCACCCAGAAATATGTGCCACCAACAACGGGTAATAGCCACAATGTGTTCATGCACCTGACCAACTATTGCCTGAATCGCCGGAACTCACAATACATGGTGGGCAATGGACCGGAAGCGGGTTCCAAACGCAAGCTAAGTGCCTTCAATAAGTGGCTAGTGGATCACAACTACGATGTGGGCGAGTTCTGGGCGAGTGTGGATGATGCGATTATAAAGACGCTGATTAGTGCTTGGCCCACACTAAAGCATAATTACAATGTATGCTTTCCAAAGCACGATAAGATACAGGCCAGCTTTCAGTTGCTCGGATTCGATATCCTGGTGGACTGGAAACTGAAGCCCTATATACTGGAAGTCAATCACACGCCTAGTTTGAGTGCAGATGAGTCGGTGGACATGGAAGTGAAGCGGCCATTAATTCGAGATACTCTCAACATGCTCAGCACCGCCTTGGTAGATAAAGAACAGATTATACGTGATGATCGAACAGAGCACAGGGCTAGATTACTAAGGAATATATACAATAAGAAGGCTGCTGCCCAAATGCCGGGCTATTCGTCACCAATCCGAGAAGTTGGTGGCCACGATGTGCGGCAAGCCTGCTCCATTGGAGCGTTAACCCAACAGATTGCCTGGGAGGAGAGCCACCTTGGCAACTATAGGCGTATAATGCCGCCACGAGATTCCTCAAAGGTCAACTACTATTGCAAGTTCTACGAGCAGAATAAGCAACCCATGTTCGCAGATACAGTTGCAAGTAGAAGACGTGAGCAGCTGAATCTCCAG GCAATACAAAAGCACCAACGGGAGCGCCAGCAGGATCTGATTCAGCAACAGCAGATCCATACGCAGGCACAGAATCGCATGGGCAAGCACGTGCGTTGGCCAGGTGATCTGGTGCAAGGTGAACAGGTAAATCCTGTCATCCTGCAGTCACGACGACGCCGAGAGGAGGCCGAGGCTTATGCGAAAAAGCATCGAGCCTTGATAGCGCGCGAAATTCAGCGCCAAAAAGAGCAACTCCTGGCGCCCACTTGCGCCAAGGAGCGTTTGGGCATTTGGCAGAGTGTGCGCAGGGAAAAGCGCAGCCAATTTTCACCCAAACGCGGCAGCAGCATCACCAAAGCTTATCGTCGCAAACAGCAACGAAATCTTAGCCTGCGGGCTCGTCAACAGCGGATGATCGAAATGGAAGCCCAGCGTGATGCCAAATTCCTGGAGCAACACGCCCAAAAACAACGCCTCGAAGGTGGCAGGAAAACGGGTCAAAGTGAATCGCCAAACTTACTGAGCAAGATCACCGCGAAAAGCAAGACCAGCttgaaaaaaaagatgaaacCAAAGGGAAAACCCGAGCTGAAAAAGGAAACCCTCCAGGAAGGCAACCACTGCCAGATGACAAAGTCTAAGGTGGAGCTAACACCTGGCAGCAAGGCTCGAGCATTTGCAAATTGGACAGCCAGAACCATCAACGAAGCGGAAACTGACCAACTTCTTAGCTGGCGAAAGGAAAGAGCCAATCAGTTAAATGAAACAAGGCTCAGGGAATTg ATATTCTCAAAAATGTACGAAAACGGTCACCTAACGAAGAACGATATCAAATGCTTCCCGGATCTACTTTATCAAATACTTAATAATGATTGCAAGGAAGCGAGTTCTCGATAG